One segment of Paenibacillus sp. FSL R7-0337 DNA contains the following:
- a CDS encoding energy-coupling factor transporter transmembrane component T: MNERLLLGRSIDTGSWVHKLDARSKITGMLLYVAIILLSTSWISIGLVALFSIVVMATTRIPLKYFIKAAKPLRYLMLFIFIVQALSVKEGEVLWSLGSFSLHAGGLRLGAFSVIRMLFLLTFTALLTFTTTPGKLNQGLEGVLAPLKKLRLSPDRITLMISIALRFIPTILDEAQIILKAQASRGADLKELPLKEKARMLVSLLVPVIASAFRRAQDLIYSMEARGFRMDAPRSRYHRLRWGAADTLFVAMFVVLGVAVALL, from the coding sequence ATGAATGAGCGTCTGCTGCTGGGACGCAGCATTGATACGGGCTCATGGGTACATAAGCTGGATGCCCGGTCCAAGATTACCGGAATGCTGCTCTATGTTGCTATCATCCTGCTGTCCACTTCCTGGATATCCATCGGACTGGTTGCGCTCTTCTCCATCGTGGTGATGGCGACGACCCGCATTCCACTGAAATATTTCATCAAGGCTGCGAAGCCCTTGCGTTATCTGATGTTGTTCATCTTCATTGTACAGGCGCTGTCCGTGAAGGAAGGGGAGGTGCTATGGTCGCTTGGCTCATTCTCTCTGCATGCGGGTGGACTTCGGCTGGGGGCATTCTCTGTGATCCGTATGCTGTTCCTGCTGACCTTCACCGCGCTGCTGACGTTCACGACAACGCCGGGCAAGCTGAACCAGGGGCTGGAGGGAGTGCTGGCCCCGCTGAAGAAGCTCAGGCTGTCACCGGACCGGATTACGCTGATGATCAGCATCGCGCTCCGCTTCATCCCGACGATTCTCGATGAGGCGCAGATTATTCTGAAGGCGCAAGCCTCGCGCGGAGCGGATCTGAAGGAGCTGCCGCTGAAGGAGAAGGCGCGGATGCTTGTCTCGCTGCTGGTTCCGGTCATCGCCAGTGCGTTCCGGCGCGCCCAGGACCTGATCTATTCCATGGAAGCCCGGGGCTTCCGCATGGATGCGCCGCGCAGCCGGTATCACCGGCTCAGGTGGGGCGCGGCGGATACGCTTTTTGTTGCTATGTTCGTTGTTCTGGGAGTTGCAGTAGCATTATTGTAA
- a CDS encoding U32 family peptidase: MARYFNGKEVELLAPAGTFEIFKAVIESKCDAVYFGGPVLNMRMMRKGYNLSHEEIIEALNIAHSMDKKVYITVNNLFSEEDVEEARAYLSFLDTARPDALIVQDMAVLELIREMGLNLPVHSSVMMNVHNLEMIYALKELGVSRVVTSREMDLQTAKLLGARSGMELEYFIHGDMCSVHGANCYFSSQVFGMSSNRGKCMKPCRWDYRIKRDGYVFPAEYPLAVKDMFMYEHLPELIESGITSFKIEGRMRDKDFMVMLSNSYGDAIDRYIDDPLGFDRTKDSKELYNNRKRDFSTAYAFGKPGLSNINRRYEGTGKFYSTGKVFSTPTAERELSAERVTELRGRMAEDRRSTVNKPELSVRVNNMEQARLVLEMGVDSLYLPGDVFEPDRPFTKQDIKDLGAVKGHTKLYLGLPRMMNELHFDQYDHLLNGERLPIDGLIITNLGAIRRYRATGYPMMGDANLNVYNHLSAGLYAGLGLTKLTVSPEMTLEHFASFTSRSDLPLEVVVHGTPALMYMEHDLFENTEVMEPIGEEDNQYVRNDVLVLKTDKGENPVYRDQYGRCHLLFAKELCYLPMLSEMNGLGIASFRIEGATYSIEELRTIIAAYQAAMDGTKPEDDLLGGLKPVYAGYTLGSLQFN, from the coding sequence ATGGCACGTTATTTTAATGGTAAAGAAGTAGAGTTATTGGCACCTGCGGGAACCTTCGAGATCTTCAAGGCGGTCATTGAATCGAAGTGTGATGCGGTGTATTTCGGCGGTCCGGTGCTGAACATGAGAATGATGCGCAAGGGCTACAACTTAAGTCATGAAGAGATTATCGAAGCCCTGAATATCGCTCATAGTATGGACAAAAAAGTATATATCACGGTAAATAATCTGTTCAGCGAAGAGGATGTGGAAGAGGCCAGAGCGTACCTCAGCTTCCTGGACACGGCCCGTCCGGACGCGCTGATCGTGCAGGATATGGCGGTGCTGGAGTTGATCCGCGAGATGGGGCTGAATCTGCCGGTTCACTCGTCTGTTATGATGAATGTGCATAATCTGGAGATGATCTATGCGCTGAAGGAGCTGGGCGTCAGCCGGGTGGTTACCTCCCGCGAGATGGATCTGCAGACCGCGAAGCTGCTGGGCGCAAGAAGCGGCATGGAGCTGGAATATTTCATTCATGGCGATATGTGCTCTGTCCACGGGGCGAACTGTTATTTCAGCTCCCAGGTGTTCGGAATGAGCAGCAACCGGGGCAAATGCATGAAGCCTTGCCGCTGGGATTACCGGATCAAACGTGACGGCTACGTCTTCCCTGCGGAATATCCGCTGGCGGTGAAGGATATGTTCATGTATGAGCATCTTCCGGAGCTGATTGAATCCGGCATTACTTCCTTCAAAATCGAAGGCCGTATGCGCGATAAAGACTTCATGGTGATGCTGTCCAACAGCTACGGCGATGCGATTGACCGTTATATTGATGATCCGCTGGGCTTCGACCGCACCAAGGATTCCAAAGAGCTGTATAACAACCGTAAGCGCGATTTCTCCACGGCATATGCTTTTGGCAAACCGGGACTATCGAATATCAACCGCCGTTATGAGGGAACAGGCAAGTTCTACAGCACCGGCAAAGTGTTCAGTACGCCGACTGCCGAACGTGAGCTGTCTGCGGAGCGGGTGACGGAGCTGCGGGGGCGAATGGCTGAAGACAGACGCAGCACTGTTAACAAGCCTGAGCTGTCAGTACGTGTGAATAATATGGAGCAGGCGCGTCTCGTACTGGAGATGGGGGTAGACAGCTTGTATCTGCCGGGCGATGTGTTTGAGCCGGACCGTCCTTTTACGAAGCAGGATATTAAGGACCTTGGAGCGGTAAAAGGTCATACCAAGCTATATCTCGGCCTGCCGCGGATGATGAATGAGCTGCATTTCGACCAGTATGATCATCTGCTGAACGGGGAGCGGCTGCCGATTGACGGCCTGATCATTACGAACCTGGGGGCGATCCGCCGCTACCGCGCGACCGGTTATCCGATGATGGGCGATGCTAATCTGAATGTCTACAACCATCTGTCTGCCGGGCTGTATGCGGGACTGGGCCTTACTAAGCTGACTGTTTCGCCGGAGATGACCCTGGAGCATTTCGCCTCCTTCACCTCACGCAGCGACCTGCCGCTGGAGGTTGTGGTGCACGGAACGCCTGCGCTGATGTATATGGAGCATGATCTGTTCGAGAATACAGAGGTGATGGAGCCGATCGGGGAAGAAGACAATCAATATGTCCGCAATGATGTGCTGGTGCTTAAGACTGACAAGGGCGAGAACCCGGTCTACCGTGACCAATATGGCCGCTGCCATCTGTTGTTCGCCAAGGAGCTATGCTATCTCCCGATGCTTAGTGAAATGAACGGCCTGGGGATTGCCAGCTTCCGGATAGAAGGCGCGACATACAGTATAGAGGAGCTGCGCACTATTATTGCTGCTTATCAGGCTGCGATGGATGGAACGAAGCCGGAGGATGATCTGCTGGGCGGACTGAAGCCGGTATATGCGGGGTACACCCTCGGTTCACTGCAATTTAACTAA